The Brachyhypopomus gauderio isolate BG-103 unplaced genomic scaffold, BGAUD_0.2 sc140, whole genome shotgun sequence genome contains a region encoding:
- the LOC143500317 gene encoding proteinase-activated receptor 3, with the protein MGEKLFFFFMNLLILGMKQGNMLRTNNSKVSPRTFKGHSVPVQLPLPPNATETPPHSSSTAAALPELQLLSNDTAMYLRGGVSTRAVPALYIVAVVVGLPSNVAILALVGAKVRKVSSAILYCSLAVSDLLLLLSLTLKAQYHLAGNNWAFGEAACRLTTACFYGNLYCSAHTLACISAKRYLAVVHPFFYKSLPKRSCTSWASLAVWVIFSAAMAPELLVHQTYHIPQLGITTCHDVLPADQSIYDLLVYYNLGLTLLGFLLPLLVIMACYTSIVWHLNRSHRDWGLYIRASSLVMVIFLVCFGPSSCLHFLHYVLLYSSGNESFYAYFSVAACLCCLHSCLDPFLFVVMSRTAGSKLYFMSRKGKTLSIST; encoded by the exons ATGGGGGAAAAGCTGTTTTTCTTCTTTATGAATCTGCTTATTCTGGGGATGAAACAAG GGAACATGCTGAGGACGAACAACAGCAAAGTCAGCCCGAGGACTTTTAAGGGCCACAGCGTCCCAGTCCAGCTCCCCCTTCCTCCAAACGCCACGGAAACTccaccacactcttcctccactgCAGCCGCACTCCCGGAGCTACAGTTGCTGAGCAACGACACCGCGATGTACCTCAGGGGCGGCGTTAGCACTCGGGCGGTCCCGGCCCTCTACATCGTGGCCGTAGTGGTGGGGCTTCCCTCCAACGTAGCCATCCTAGCCCTGGTCGGTGCCAAGGTGAGGAAGGTTTCGTCGGCCATTTTGTACTGCAGCCTGGCGGTGTCGGACCTGCTGCTGCTGCTCAGCCTCACCCTGAAGGCGCAGTATCACCTGGCCGGCAACAACTGGGCGTTCGGGGAGGCCGCCTGCCGCCTCACCACTGCTTGTTTCTATGGCAACCTCTACTGCTCGGCGCACACGCTCGCCTGCATTAGCGCGAAGCGCTACCTGGCCGTCGTGCACCCGTTCTTCTACAAAAGCCTTCCCAAGCGCTCCTGCACCTCCTGGGCCAGCCTGGCCGTGTGGGTCATCTTCTCAGCAGCCATGGCTCCTGAGCTTCTGGTCCACCAGACATACCACATCCCTCAGCTTGGGATCACCACCTGTCATGACGTCCTGCCCGCAGACCAGAGCATTTATGACCTTCTGGTGTATTACAACCTGGGCCTGACCCTGCTAGGCTTCCTGCTTCCCCTGCTGGTCATCATGGCGTGCTACACATCCATCGTCTGGCACCTTAACCGCTCTCACCGCGACTGGGGCCTCTACATCAGGGCCAGCTCGTTGGTCATGGTCATCTTCCTCGTCTGTTTCGGGCCGAGCAGTTGCCTCCATTTCCTGCACTACGTGCTGCTCTACTCGAGCGGAAACGAGAGCTTCTACGCCTACTTCAGCGTGGCTGCCTGCCTGTGCTGCCTTCACAGCTGTCTGGACCCCTTcctgttcgtggtcatgtccaGGACTGCAGGCTCAAAGCTTTACTTCATGTCCCGCAAAGGAAAGACACTCAGCATTTCGACTTAG